Proteins encoded in a region of the Pseudomonas denitrificans (nom. rej.) genome:
- a CDS encoding sulfite exporter TauE/SafE family protein, whose protein sequence is MDALLLESSAIGLILGLLLGLTGAGGSLVALPLLLSLHLPLHDAIGVSLGAVALSAAIGAVPRARQGQVAWKPLFWLVITGWPGNAVGQWLGKYVPDAWLIVGFCLLVLWSAWRMWQGSSQPRNCDKPMRNGPLLGVGLAVGLLSGLMGVGGGFLIVPGLLWFTPLSMMAATATSMAVIALVSGGGFLLYLTHAQPPLPLLACLAAGGALGVLFGNRLAVRLGGATLQRLFALMLVAVSLSLAAQKLMS, encoded by the coding sequence ATGGATGCACTGCTGCTTGAATCTTCCGCCATCGGCCTGATCCTCGGGCTGCTGCTGGGCCTGACCGGCGCCGGCGGTTCGCTGGTGGCGCTGCCCCTGCTGCTCAGCCTGCACCTGCCACTGCACGATGCCATCGGCGTCAGCCTCGGTGCTGTCGCACTGTCTGCCGCCATCGGTGCGGTGCCGCGCGCACGGCAGGGCCAGGTGGCATGGAAGCCGCTGTTCTGGCTGGTGATCACCGGCTGGCCGGGCAACGCCGTCGGCCAGTGGCTGGGCAAGTACGTGCCCGACGCCTGGCTGATCGTCGGCTTCTGCCTGCTGGTGCTGTGGTCGGCCTGGCGCATGTGGCAGGGCTCCAGCCAGCCACGCAACTGCGACAAACCCATGCGCAACGGGCCGCTGCTGGGCGTCGGCTTGGCGGTGGGCTTGTTGTCCGGCCTGATGGGCGTGGGCGGCGGCTTCCTGATCGTGCCGGGGCTGCTGTGGTTCACACCGCTGTCGATGATGGCGGCGACAGCCACCTCCATGGCGGTGATCGCGCTGGTATCCGGTGGCGGTTTCCTGCTCTACCTCACCCACGCCCAGCCGCCGCTGCCCTTACTGGCGTGCCTGGCGGCTGGCGGTGCGCTCGGCGTGCTGTTCGGCAACCGCCTGGCGGTGCGCCTGGGTGGCGCGACGCTGCAGCGCCTGTTCGCGCTGATGCTGGTGGCCGTCAGCCTGTCGCTGGCCGCGCAGAAGCTGATGAGCTGA
- a CDS encoding SDR family oxidoreductase, giving the protein MQNRIMITGAGSGLGREIALRWAREGWKLALADVNEAGLQETLKLVREAGGDGFTQRCDVRDYSQLTQLAQSCEEKFGGIDIIVNNAGVASGGFFSELSLEDWDWQISINLMGVVKGCKAFLPLLEKSKGRIVNIASMAALMQGPAMSNYNVAKAGVVALSESLLADLSLVDVKVHVVCPSFFQTNLLDSFRGPSPEMKTQVGKLLESSPISAADIADYIHQEVARDVFMILPHEQGRMAWQIKQQNPQAIYDEMAKMAEKMQAKRRSLS; this is encoded by the coding sequence ATGCAAAATCGCATCATGATCACCGGCGCCGGTTCCGGCCTCGGACGCGAAATCGCCCTGCGCTGGGCCCGCGAGGGCTGGAAGCTGGCGCTGGCCGACGTCAACGAAGCAGGCCTGCAGGAAACCCTGAAGCTGGTGCGCGAGGCCGGCGGTGACGGCTTCACCCAGCGCTGCGACGTGCGTGACTACAGCCAGCTGACCCAGTTGGCGCAGTCCTGCGAAGAGAAATTCGGCGGCATCGACATCATCGTCAACAACGCCGGCGTCGCTTCCGGCGGCTTCTTCAGCGAACTGTCGCTGGAAGACTGGGACTGGCAGATCTCGATCAACCTGATGGGCGTGGTCAAGGGCTGCAAGGCCTTCCTGCCGCTGCTGGAGAAGAGCAAGGGGCGCATCGTCAACATCGCCTCCATGGCCGCCCTGATGCAGGGCCCGGCGATGAGCAACTACAACGTGGCCAAGGCCGGCGTGGTGGCGCTCTCGGAAAGCCTGCTGGCCGACCTCAGCCTGGTGGACGTGAAGGTCCACGTGGTCTGCCCGTCGTTCTTCCAGACCAACCTGCTGGACTCCTTCCGTGGCCCGAGCCCGGAGATGAAGACCCAGGTCGGCAAGCTGCTGGAAAGCTCGCCCATCAGCGCCGCCGACATCGCCGACTACATCCACCAGGAAGTGGCCCGCGACGTCTTCATGATCCTGCCCCACGAGCAGGGCCGCATGGCCTGGCAGATCAAGCAGCAGAACCCCCAGGCGATCTACGACGAGATGGCGAAAATGGCCGAGAAGATGCAGGCCAAGCGTCGCAGCCTGTCCTGA
- the ngg gene encoding N-acetylglutaminylglutamine synthetase yields the protein MKPHSNLPHPHNQRLLRGQTPTYERLQARFAGDHAESHGPLILQCGWGRLLIGHTFSSPDKLAAELLKEQPGERDIALYVAAPQQVLAHAPQQLFLDPSDALRLWFTDYRPARRPFRGFRIRRVHSDDDWAAINRLYLSRGMLPVDPSNVTPRHQGGPAYWLAEDAETGTVIGTVMGINHAKAFRDPEGGSSLWCLAVDPQSSRPGVGEALVRHLIEHFMSRGLAYLDLSVLHGNQQAKSLYRKLRFRELPTFAVKCKNGINQSLFLGPGPEEGLNPYARIIVDESHRRGIEVQVQDADAGLFTLTQGGRRIRCRESLCDLTSAVSMSLCQDKTLTHRALDRAGLRQPQQRLAGSVQENAAFLEEHGALVVKPVDGEQGQGVAVDLRTPEEVEDAIAHAKQFDTRVILESYHPGQDLRIVVIGYEVVAAAIRRPAEVIGDGRHSIRKLIEAQSRRRQAATGGESRIPLDGETERTLGAAGFTYDDVLPSGQRLAVRRTANLHTGGTLEDVTERLHPALADAAIRAARALEIPVTGLDLLVTEADQAEYVIIEANERPGLANHEPQPVAERFVDLLFPLSRELLHRDNRDQPHPNVEAPA from the coding sequence ATGAAACCCCATTCCAACCTGCCCCATCCCCACAACCAGAGGTTGCTACGCGGCCAGACACCGACCTACGAGCGGTTGCAGGCGCGTTTCGCCGGTGATCACGCGGAAAGCCACGGCCCGCTGATCCTGCAGTGCGGCTGGGGTCGCCTGCTGATCGGCCACACCTTCTCCAGCCCCGACAAGCTCGCCGCCGAGCTGCTCAAAGAACAACCCGGCGAACGCGACATCGCCCTTTACGTGGCCGCGCCGCAGCAGGTGCTGGCCCATGCCCCGCAGCAACTCTTCCTCGACCCTTCCGATGCGCTGCGCCTGTGGTTCACCGACTACCGCCCGGCGCGCCGCCCCTTCCGCGGCTTCCGCATCCGCCGCGTACACAGCGATGACGACTGGGCGGCGATCAACCGCCTGTACCTGTCGCGCGGCATGCTGCCGGTCGATCCGTCCAACGTCACCCCGCGCCACCAGGGTGGCCCGGCCTACTGGCTGGCGGAGGACGCCGAGACCGGCACGGTGATCGGCACGGTCATGGGCATCAACCACGCCAAGGCCTTCCGCGATCCCGAAGGCGGCTCCAGCCTCTGGTGCCTGGCGGTGGACCCGCAGTCCAGCCGGCCTGGCGTCGGCGAAGCGCTGGTGCGCCACCTGATCGAGCACTTCATGAGCCGGGGGCTTGCATACCTGGACCTGTCGGTGCTGCACGGCAACCAGCAGGCCAAGTCGCTGTACCGCAAGCTGCGCTTCCGCGAGCTGCCGACCTTCGCGGTGAAGTGCAAGAACGGCATCAACCAGTCGCTTTTCCTCGGCCCCGGCCCGGAGGAAGGGCTCAACCCCTACGCCAGGATCATCGTCGACGAATCCCATCGGCGCGGCATCGAAGTACAGGTGCAGGACGCCGACGCCGGCCTCTTCACCCTCACCCAGGGCGGCCGGCGCATTCGCTGCCGCGAGTCGCTGTGCGACCTCACCAGCGCCGTGAGCATGAGCCTGTGCCAGGACAAGACCCTCACCCACCGCGCCCTCGACCGCGCCGGCCTGCGCCAGCCGCAGCAGCGGCTGGCGGGCAGCGTCCAGGAGAATGCCGCGTTCCTCGAGGAGCACGGAGCGCTGGTAGTCAAGCCGGTGGACGGCGAACAGGGCCAGGGCGTCGCCGTGGACCTGCGCACGCCGGAAGAAGTCGAGGACGCCATCGCCCACGCGAAGCAGTTCGACACCCGGGTGATCCTCGAGAGCTACCACCCCGGCCAGGACCTGCGCATCGTGGTGATCGGCTACGAAGTGGTGGCCGCCGCCATCCGACGTCCCGCCGAGGTGATCGGCGATGGCCGGCACAGCATCCGCAAGCTGATCGAGGCGCAGAGCCGCCGTCGCCAGGCCGCCACCGGTGGCGAAAGCCGCATCCCGCTGGACGGCGAAACCGAGCGCACGCTGGGTGCGGCCGGCTTCACCTACGACGACGTGCTGCCCAGCGGCCAGCGCCTGGCTGTGCGGCGCACCGCCAACCTGCACACCGGCGGCACCCTGGAAGACGTCACCGAGCGCCTGCACCCGGCGCTCGCCGACGCCGCCATCCGCGCGGCGCGGGCGCTGGAGATTCCGGTCACCGGCCTCGACCTGCTGGTCACCGAGGCCGACCAGGCGGAGTACGTGATCATCGAAGCCAACGAACGCCCCGGCCTGGCCAACCATGAGCCACAACCCGTCGCCGAGCGCTTCGTCGACCTGCTCTTCCCGCTGAGCCGCGAACTGCTGCACCGCGACAACCGTGACCAGCCACACCCCAACGTGGAGGCCCCGGCATGA
- a CDS encoding DUF294 nucleotidyltransferase-like domain-containing protein, with protein MSDDFNFASPPFDQLRPLEREQLRDALSVGYYTVDEVLLEAGAPVPCLFVLMKGVIEERGEDGKLFAQYGAEDLFDVRGLFSGSSKHRYQAVEESIVYELPAAVFHQLCTDNPQFARFFRADLASKRQLERRDGQNLAEFILTRIAPEHLLPAIEVEPGLPLGDAARLQLSRGADALLVREDGALGIVTRTDLMTAHFRDGFSEAQPIGPLAHRPLSHVELGDFLFDAMILMTRQRIERVAVCEEGRVVGLLHLTQVLSLFSTHSHVLALRIARAESEAELRAAAETLHTLIATLAGNGIRLRFIMQLVSALNEQLLERLFELQVPPVLRGRCCLLVMGSEGRAEQLLKTDQDNALILDDGLPVEQGLLLMQRFSAALLEFGYPPCPGGVMASRPEWCKPLSEWQRELRELPLQGRPEQLMRLSILADAWPVAGNRRLFDSLRDCLYELAGDSSRWMSDLALPALQFDTPLTFLGQLKTQDAQLDVKRGGIFPIVHGARVLAVREGLDERGTLGRLAALKALGVLDESLVENLSEAFELFLQLRLRQQLDGQRDGREQGLDVSRLSRHERDLLRFGLHTVKKFKQSLTRQFHLETR; from the coding sequence ATGTCCGACGATTTCAACTTCGCCTCGCCACCCTTCGACCAGCTTCGCCCGCTGGAGCGCGAGCAACTGCGCGACGCGCTGAGCGTGGGCTACTACACGGTCGACGAAGTGCTGCTCGAAGCCGGTGCGCCGGTGCCTTGCCTGTTCGTGCTGATGAAGGGCGTGATCGAGGAGCGCGGCGAAGACGGCAAGCTGTTCGCCCAGTATGGCGCCGAGGACCTGTTCGACGTGCGCGGGCTGTTCTCCGGCAGCAGCAAGCACCGCTACCAGGCGGTGGAAGAGAGCATCGTCTACGAACTGCCGGCGGCGGTGTTCCACCAGTTGTGCACGGACAACCCGCAGTTCGCCCGCTTCTTCCGTGCGGACCTGGCCAGCAAGCGCCAGCTGGAGCGCCGTGATGGGCAGAACCTGGCCGAATTCATCCTCACCCGCATCGCCCCAGAACACCTGTTGCCCGCCATCGAAGTCGAGCCCGGCCTGCCGCTGGGCGATGCAGCGCGCCTGCAACTCAGCCGTGGCGCGGACGCGCTGCTGGTGCGCGAGGATGGCGCGCTGGGCATCGTCACCCGCACCGACCTGATGACCGCGCACTTTCGCGACGGCTTCAGCGAGGCACAACCCATCGGCCCGCTGGCGCACCGTCCGCTGAGCCATGTCGAGCTGGGCGATTTCCTCTTCGACGCGATGATCCTCATGACTCGCCAGCGCATCGAACGCGTGGCGGTGTGCGAGGAGGGCAGGGTGGTCGGTTTGCTGCACCTGACCCAGGTGCTCAGCCTGTTCTCCACCCATTCCCACGTGCTGGCGCTGCGCATCGCCCGCGCTGAAAGCGAGGCCGAGCTGCGCGCCGCCGCCGAGACCCTGCACACCCTGATTGCGACCCTGGCGGGCAATGGCATCCGCCTGCGCTTCATCATGCAACTGGTCAGCGCGCTCAACGAACAACTGCTTGAGCGCCTGTTCGAACTGCAGGTGCCGCCGGTGCTGCGCGGCCGTTGCTGCCTGCTGGTGATGGGCAGCGAAGGACGCGCGGAACAGCTGCTGAAGACCGACCAGGACAACGCGCTGATTCTCGATGACGGCCTGCCGGTGGAGCAGGGCCTGCTGCTGATGCAGCGCTTCTCCGCCGCGCTGTTGGAGTTCGGTTACCCGCCGTGCCCCGGTGGCGTGATGGCCAGTCGGCCGGAGTGGTGCAAACCCTTGTCCGAGTGGCAACGCGAGTTGCGCGAGCTGCCGTTGCAAGGTCGCCCTGAACAACTGATGCGCCTGTCGATTCTCGCCGATGCCTGGCCAGTGGCTGGCAACCGGAGGCTGTTCGACAGCCTGCGCGACTGCCTGTACGAGCTGGCCGGCGACAGCAGCCGCTGGATGAGCGACCTGGCCCTGCCGGCGCTGCAATTCGATACGCCGCTGACTTTCCTCGGCCAGCTCAAGACCCAGGACGCGCAGCTGGACGTCAAGCGTGGCGGCATCTTCCCCATCGTCCACGGCGCACGCGTGCTGGCCGTGCGCGAAGGGCTGGACGAGCGCGGCACCCTCGGCCGCCTCGCCGCGCTGAAGGCGCTCGGCGTGCTGGATGAGTCGCTCGTCGAGAACCTGAGCGAAGCCTTCGAGCTGTTCCTCCAGTTGCGCCTGCGCCAGCAACTGGACGGCCAGCGCGATGGCCGCGAACAAGGGCTCGATGTTTCCCGTCTCAGCCGCCACGAGCGTGACCTGCTGCGTTTCGGGCTGCACACGGTGAAGAAGTTCAAGCAGAGCCTGACCCGCCAATTTCACCTGGAGACCCGATGA
- a CDS encoding osmoprotectant NAGGN system M42 family peptidase → MTQLPQPDLNYLQRVLLEMLAIPSPTGFTDTIVRYVAERLEEIGVPFEMTRRGTIRATLLGRRKSPDRAVSAHLDTIGAIVREIKPNGRLALAPVGCWSSRFAEGSRVTVFCENGVFRGSVLPLMASGHAFNTAVDTLPISWDHVELRLDTYTASRADSESLGVAIGDFVAFDPLPEFTESGHISARHLDDKAGVAALLASLKAIVESGQVPPIDCHPLFTITEEIGSGAAGALPWDVSEFVGIDIAPVAEGQNSSEHAVSVALQDSGGPYDFHLSRHLLRLGERHEVAVRRDLFRYYHSDAQSAITAGHDIRTALLAFGCDATHGYERTHIDSLAALAKLLTAYMLSPPVFDSDAEPSEGTLERFSKQLEHPVHMESTTHVPPVDDLIDSGDGSSDKGKDSDKSRK, encoded by the coding sequence ATGACCCAACTGCCACAACCGGACCTGAACTACCTGCAGCGCGTGCTGCTGGAAATGCTCGCCATCCCCAGCCCTACCGGTTTCACCGACACCATCGTGCGCTACGTCGCCGAGCGGCTGGAGGAGATCGGCGTACCCTTTGAGATGACCCGCCGTGGGACCATCCGCGCCACCCTGCTGGGGCGGCGCAAGAGCCCGGACCGCGCGGTCTCGGCACACCTGGACACCATTGGCGCGATCGTCCGCGAGATCAAGCCCAACGGCCGCCTGGCACTGGCGCCGGTGGGTTGCTGGTCGAGCCGCTTCGCCGAGGGCAGCCGCGTCACGGTGTTCTGCGAGAACGGCGTGTTCCGTGGCAGCGTGCTGCCGCTGATGGCCTCCGGGCACGCCTTCAATACCGCCGTGGACACCCTGCCGATCAGCTGGGACCACGTCGAGCTGCGCCTGGATACCTACACCGCCAGCCGTGCCGATAGCGAATCGCTGGGCGTGGCCATCGGTGATTTCGTCGCCTTCGACCCGTTGCCGGAATTCACCGAAAGCGGCCACATCAGCGCCCGCCACCTCGACGACAAGGCCGGCGTCGCCGCGCTGCTGGCTTCGCTCAAGGCCATCGTGGAAAGCGGCCAGGTGCCGCCCATCGACTGCCACCCGCTGTTCACCATCACCGAGGAAATCGGCTCCGGCGCGGCCGGCGCGCTGCCCTGGGACGTGAGCGAATTCGTCGGCATCGACATCGCCCCGGTGGCCGAGGGGCAGAACTCCAGCGAGCACGCGGTGAGCGTGGCCCTGCAGGATTCCGGCGGGCCCTACGACTTCCATCTTTCCCGCCACCTGCTGCGCCTCGGCGAACGCCATGAGGTCGCCGTACGGCGGGACCTGTTCCGCTACTACCACAGCGATGCGCAGTCGGCGATCACCGCCGGCCATGACATCCGCACCGCCCTGCTGGCCTTCGGTTGCGACGCCACCCACGGCTACGAGCGCACCCACATCGACAGCCTTGCCGCCCTGGCGAAACTGCTGACGGCGTACATGCTCAGCCCACCGGTGTTCGACAGCGATGCGGAACCCAGCGAAGGCACGCTGGAGCGCTTCAGCAAGCAGCTGGAGCATCCGGTACACATGGAAAGCACCACCCACGTGCCGCCGGTGGATGACCTGATCGACAGCGGCGATGGGTCGTCCGACAAGGGCAAAGACTCGGACAAGAGCAGGAAGTGA
- a CDS encoding DUF3309 family protein, whose product MGLGTILLIILILMLIGGLPVFPHSRNWGYGPSGVIGVVLIVLLVLLLLGRI is encoded by the coding sequence ATGGGACTCGGGACCATCCTGTTGATCATCCTGATCTTGATGCTGATCGGCGGCCTGCCGGTCTTCCCCCACTCGCGCAACTGGGGCTACGGCCCGTCCGGTGTGATCGGCGTGGTGCTGATCGTGCTGCTGGTGTTGTTGTTGCTCGGGCGGATCTGA
- a CDS encoding N-acetylglutaminylglutamine amidotransferase has product MCGLAGELRFDKQAADLAAVERITHHLAPRGPDAWGFHSEGPVALGHRRLKIMDLAEASGQPMIDTSLGLSLVFNGAIYNYPELRGELEALGYRFFSGGDTEVLLKGYHAWGEQLLPRLNGMFAFAIWERDKRRLFIARDRLGIKPLYLSQTGKRLRFASSLPALLKGGDIDPALDPVALNHYLNFHAVVPAPRTLLAEVQKLPPATWMTIDAEGHTERQRWWTLDYGPLPDERELTLDDWEDRLLGSLRDAVSVRQRAAREVGVLLSGGVDSSLLVGLLHEAGVEDLLTFSIGFEDAGGERGDEFQYSDLIARRYGTRHHQLRIDENEVISQLPAAFRAMSEPMVSHDCIAFYLLSREVSRHCKVVQSGQGADELFAGYHWYPKVAGAKDPLQAYRAAFFDRTHGEYLDTVREALRVEDVASEFVREHFAQAGADDPVDKALRLDSTIMLVDDPVKRVDNMTMAWGLEARVPFLDYRVAELSARIPSRFKLGDGGKQVLKAAARKVIPSEVIDRPKGYFPVPGLKHLQGNTRAWVSELLLDPSQDRGLFETAMFDRLLSDPASDLTPLRGSKLWQLAALNLWLTEQGL; this is encoded by the coding sequence ATGTGCGGACTAGCAGGAGAGTTACGTTTCGACAAACAGGCTGCGGACCTTGCCGCGGTCGAACGCATCACCCATCACCTCGCCCCGCGAGGCCCCGATGCCTGGGGCTTCCACAGCGAAGGGCCGGTGGCCCTGGGGCACCGGCGGCTGAAGATCATGGACCTGGCCGAAGCATCCGGTCAGCCGATGATCGACACCTCGCTGGGCCTGTCGCTGGTGTTCAACGGGGCAATCTACAACTACCCCGAACTGCGCGGCGAGCTGGAAGCCCTTGGGTACCGCTTCTTTTCCGGAGGCGACACCGAAGTACTCCTCAAGGGATACCACGCCTGGGGTGAACAACTATTGCCACGCCTCAATGGCATGTTCGCCTTCGCCATCTGGGAACGCGACAAACGGCGCCTGTTCATCGCCCGCGACCGCCTCGGCATCAAGCCGCTGTACCTGTCGCAGACCGGCAAGCGCCTGCGCTTCGCCTCCAGCCTGCCGGCGCTGCTCAAGGGCGGCGACATCGACCCGGCGCTGGACCCGGTGGCGCTCAACCACTACCTCAACTTCCACGCCGTGGTCCCCGCGCCGCGTACCCTGCTGGCCGAGGTGCAGAAACTGCCGCCGGCCACCTGGATGACCATCGACGCCGAAGGCCACACCGAGCGCCAGCGCTGGTGGACCCTGGACTACGGCCCGCTGCCGGACGAGCGCGAGCTGACTCTGGACGACTGGGAAGACCGCCTGCTGGGCAGCCTGCGCGATGCCGTGAGCGTGCGTCAGCGTGCCGCCCGCGAAGTCGGCGTGCTGCTCTCCGGCGGGGTGGATTCCAGCCTGCTGGTCGGCCTGCTGCACGAGGCCGGCGTCGAGGACCTGCTGACCTTCTCCATCGGTTTCGAGGATGCCGGCGGCGAGCGCGGCGACGAATTCCAGTACTCCGACCTGATCGCCAGGCGCTACGGCACGCGCCACCACCAGTTGCGCATCGACGAGAACGAAGTGATTTCGCAATTGCCGGCAGCCTTCCGCGCCATGAGCGAGCCGATGGTCAGCCACGACTGCATCGCCTTCTACCTGCTCTCGCGGGAAGTTTCCAGGCACTGCAAGGTAGTTCAGAGCGGCCAGGGCGCCGACGAGCTGTTCGCCGGCTACCACTGGTACCCGAAGGTGGCCGGCGCCAAGGACCCGCTGCAGGCCTACCGCGCCGCCTTCTTCGACCGCACTCACGGCGAGTACCTGGACACCGTGCGCGAAGCCCTGCGGGTGGAGGACGTGGCCAGCGAGTTCGTCCGCGAGCACTTCGCCCAGGCCGGCGCGGATGACCCGGTGGACAAGGCCCTGCGCCTGGACAGCACCATCATGCTGGTCGACGACCCGGTCAAGCGCGTGGACAACATGACCATGGCCTGGGGCCTGGAGGCGCGCGTGCCGTTCCTCGACTACCGCGTGGCCGAGCTGTCGGCGCGCATTCCGTCCCGCTTCAAGCTCGGCGACGGCGGCAAGCAGGTGCTCAAGGCGGCCGCGCGCAAGGTCATCCCCAGCGAAGTGATCGACCGGCCCAAGGGGTACTTCCCGGTGCCGGGCCTAAAGCACCTGCAAGGCAATACCCGCGCCTGGGTCAGCGAGTTGCTGCTGGACCCGAGCCAGGACCGTGGGCTGTTCGAGACGGCGATGTTCGACCGCCTGCTCAGCGACCCGGCAAGCGACCTCACCCCGCTGCGTGGTTCCAAGTTGTGGCAGTTGGCGGCCCTCAACCTCTGGCTGACGGAACAAGGCCTATGA
- a CDS encoding YnfA family protein, which translates to MINYLWFVLAAFCEIAGCYAFYLWLRLDKSALWIIPGLLSLTVFALLLTRVEANYAGRAYAAYGGIYVAASLFWLAFVEKSRPLWSDWVGVALCVIGASVVLLGPRLAP; encoded by the coding sequence ATGATCAACTACCTCTGGTTCGTCCTCGCCGCGTTCTGCGAGATCGCCGGCTGTTACGCCTTCTACCTCTGGCTGCGCCTGGACAAGAGCGCCCTGTGGATAATTCCCGGCCTGCTCAGCCTGACGGTCTTCGCCCTGCTGCTCACCCGCGTCGAGGCGAACTACGCCGGGCGCGCCTATGCCGCGTACGGCGGCATCTATGTCGCCGCGTCGCTGTTCTGGCTGGCCTTCGTCGAGAAGAGTCGCCCGCTGTGGAGCGACTGGGTGGGCGTGGCGCTTTGCGTGATCGGCGCCAGCGTGGTGCTGCTCGGGCCGCGTCTGGCCCCCTGA
- a CDS encoding YheU family protein produces MLIPFELIEADTLNNLLEDFVTREGTDNGDDTPLDVRVERARHALKRGEAVIVFDPESQQCQLMLKSEVPKEWLED; encoded by the coding sequence ATGCTGATTCCCTTCGAGCTGATCGAAGCCGACACCCTGAACAACCTGCTGGAAGACTTCGTTACCCGCGAAGGCACCGACAACGGCGACGACACGCCGCTGGACGTACGCGTGGAGCGTGCGCGGCATGCGCTCAAACGCGGCGAGGCGGTGATCGTCTTCGATCCGGAAAGCCAGCAGTGCCAGCTGATGCTGAAAAGCGAAGTGCCAAAGGAGTGGCTGGAGGACTGA
- a CDS encoding MarR family winged helix-turn-helix transcriptional regulator, giving the protein MAESKTAMRNAHALSMLQALRRLQQAAEVHSKSLGRDGELTPLQLLILQVVELEGEITAGQLARQVALSQSSISSALTRLESKGLLTRRRDDDDRRKQWLSLEAVGRRALRNGPTLLPEHALERFAGLPEWEQHAILAGLLRAAELFETPGAGAEEEEF; this is encoded by the coding sequence ATGGCCGAGAGCAAGACTGCGATGCGTAACGCCCACGCACTCTCCATGTTGCAGGCTCTGAGACGGCTGCAGCAGGCGGCGGAAGTGCACTCCAAGAGCCTGGGCCGCGACGGCGAACTGACGCCGCTGCAGCTGCTGATCCTGCAGGTGGTCGAACTGGAGGGGGAGATAACCGCTGGTCAGTTGGCGCGGCAGGTGGCGCTGTCGCAGTCGTCCATTTCCAGCGCGCTGACCCGCCTGGAAAGCAAGGGCCTGCTGACCCGCCGGCGCGACGACGATGACCGCCGCAAGCAGTGGCTGAGCCTGGAAGCGGTCGGGCGCCGAGCGCTCAGGAATGGGCCGACGCTGTTGCCCGAGCACGCACTGGAGCGTTTCGCCGGGCTGCCGGAGTGGGAGCAGCACGCCATCCTCGCCGGGCTGCTGCGCGCTGCCGAGCTGTTCGAGACGCCGGGAGCCGGCGCCGAGGAAGAAGAGTTCTAA
- a CDS encoding 3'-5' exonuclease, with translation MNACVAAPDPHWSAWRRRLYWWRHDPAEAEELVSLDLETTSLDPHKADILSIGAVVIRRGKLILGERLELLVEPPPSLDGESIRIHKLRRADLEGQLPLVEALRRVQAFIGERPLLGYYLSFDVAVLRRHLHEQFGARLDNPRVEVSEIYHRKMSRRFPDLHLDLRFDTLARNLDIPIEGRHTAIGDARTAALMFLRLRKGSLPRDLS, from the coding sequence ATGAACGCCTGCGTCGCTGCCCCCGATCCGCACTGGTCCGCCTGGCGCCGCCGCCTCTACTGGTGGCGGCACGATCCGGCGGAGGCGGAAGAGCTGGTATCGCTGGATCTGGAGACCACCAGTCTCGACCCGCACAAGGCCGACATCCTCAGCATCGGCGCGGTGGTGATCCGGCGTGGCAAGCTGATCCTCGGCGAGCGCCTGGAGTTGCTGGTGGAGCCGCCGCCGTCGCTGGACGGCGAGTCGATTCGCATCCACAAACTGCGTCGTGCCGATCTCGAAGGCCAGTTGCCGCTGGTGGAGGCGTTGCGCCGGGTGCAGGCCTTCATCGGCGAACGGCCGCTGCTGGGCTACTACCTGTCGTTCGACGTCGCGGTGCTGCGCCGGCACTTGCATGAACAGTTCGGCGCGCGGCTGGACAACCCCCGCGTGGAGGTCTCGGAGATCTACCACCGCAAGATGAGCCGGCGCTTTCCCGACCTGCACCTGGACCTGCGCTTCGACACCCTGGCGCGCAATCTGGATATCCCCATCGAAGGACGCCATACCGCCATCGGCGATGCGCGCACCGCCGCGCTGATGTTCCTGCGCCTGCGCAAGGGCTCGCTGCCCCGCGACTTGAGCTGA